The Shewanella zhangzhouensis genome has a window encoding:
- the rfbA gene encoding glucose-1-phosphate thymidylyltransferase RfbA gives MKGIVLAGGSGTRLYPLTRGTSKQMLPIYDKPMIYYPLSTLMLAGIREILVITTPEDQAGFQRLLGDGSDYGITLSYAIQRSPDGLAQAFIIGEEFIGKDSVCLVLGDNIFYGQSFSKTLKSAASRTMGATVFGYKVKDPERFGVVEFDNDFKALSIEEKPQYPKSHYAVTGLYFYDNRVVEWAKQVQPSARGELEITTLNQMFLEDGSLNVELLGRGFAWLDTGTHESLHEASSFVQTIENVQGLKVACLEEIAWRNGWLTDAELMDISSPMLKNEYGQYLRRLVDDERKRGGV, from the coding sequence ATGAAAGGGATAGTGCTGGCTGGAGGTTCTGGTACCCGCCTGTATCCGCTTACTCGTGGCACATCGAAACAGATGCTCCCCATTTATGATAAGCCGATGATTTATTACCCATTATCGACATTGATGTTGGCAGGTATTCGCGAAATATTGGTGATTACTACGCCTGAAGATCAGGCTGGGTTTCAGCGTTTGCTTGGCGACGGCTCAGATTACGGGATAACTCTTTCTTATGCGATTCAGCGTAGCCCTGATGGACTGGCACAGGCGTTTATCATAGGTGAGGAATTTATCGGCAAAGATTCAGTGTGCTTGGTACTCGGCGATAACATCTTCTATGGTCAGTCTTTTTCCAAGACCCTGAAATCTGCCGCGTCCAGAACAATGGGTGCTACCGTATTTGGTTATAAGGTAAAAGATCCCGAACGTTTTGGTGTGGTGGAATTTGACAACGACTTTAAAGCGCTTTCTATAGAAGAAAAGCCTCAGTATCCCAAATCGCATTATGCTGTTACTGGTCTCTACTTTTACGACAACCGTGTTGTTGAGTGGGCTAAGCAAGTGCAACCCTCTGCTCGGGGAGAGTTAGAAATCACAACACTCAACCAGATGTTTCTTGAAGATGGTTCTCTTAATGTTGAGTTGCTCGGACGTGGTTTTGCCTGGCTTGATACAGGTACGCATGAAAGTTTGCATGAGGCCTCTTCTTTTGTACAAACCATCGAAAATGTGCAGGGGTTGAAAGTGGCCTGCCTCGAAGAAATCGCATGGCGAAATGGCTGGTTAACTGACGCTGAGCTTATGGACATCTCAAGCCCTATGCTTAAAAACGAATACGGTCAGTATCTTCGTCGCTTGGTAGACGATGAGCGAAAACGGGGTGGTGTGTGA
- the rfbB gene encoding dTDP-glucose 4,6-dehydratase gives MIILVSGGAGFIGSALIRDIIQNTNSRVVNIDKLTYAGNLESLIEVSNSDRYTFEQVDICNRAELDRVFRTYQPQAVMHLAAESHVDRSISGPADFIETNIVGTYTLLEAARAYWTGLDEPSKSAFRFHHISTDEVYGDLPHPEEQEGILPLFTEFTPYGPSSPYSASKASSDHLVRAWRRTYGLPTIVTNCSNNYGPYHFPEKLIPLVILNALEGKPLPVYGKGDQIRDWLYVEDHARALYKVVTEGKVGDTYNIGGHNEKQNIDVVHAICDLLDELVPKSQSYREQITFVPDRPGHDRRYAIDATKIEAELGWRPRESFESGIRKTVEWYLNNQDWVNSVKSGAYRNWLTLQYGEKV, from the coding sequence ATGATAATCTTAGTCAGCGGTGGTGCAGGATTTATAGGTTCTGCGCTTATTAGAGATATTATTCAGAATACCAACTCCAGAGTTGTTAATATTGATAAATTAACTTATGCAGGGAATTTAGAGTCACTGATAGAAGTTAGTAATAGCGACCGTTACACATTTGAGCAGGTTGATATCTGTAATCGAGCTGAACTTGACAGAGTCTTTCGTACCTATCAGCCTCAAGCCGTGATGCATCTAGCGGCGGAAAGTCATGTTGATCGTTCAATATCGGGCCCGGCAGACTTTATTGAGACCAACATCGTTGGTACATACACTCTGCTCGAGGCTGCGCGTGCTTATTGGACTGGTCTGGATGAGCCCAGCAAGTCCGCGTTTCGTTTCCATCATATTTCGACCGATGAAGTGTATGGAGATCTGCCGCACCCGGAAGAGCAAGAAGGTATCTTGCCACTGTTTACTGAATTTACCCCCTATGGTCCTAGCAGCCCTTATTCCGCGTCTAAGGCTTCGAGTGATCATTTAGTACGTGCTTGGCGTCGCACCTATGGTTTGCCGACTATTGTGACCAACTGCTCTAATAACTATGGCCCATATCACTTTCCGGAGAAGCTGATTCCGCTGGTTATTTTAAATGCGCTTGAGGGTAAACCTTTGCCAGTTTACGGTAAAGGAGACCAAATTCGAGATTGGCTGTATGTAGAAGACCATGCCCGCGCATTGTACAAAGTTGTCACCGAAGGTAAGGTTGGAGATACCTATAACATCGGTGGCCATAATGAAAAGCAGAATATTGATGTGGTGCATGCGATTTGCGATTTACTAGATGAATTAGTGCCCAAGTCCCAGTCTTACCGCGAACAGATAACCTTCGTTCCTGATAGACCGGGACACGATCGACGTTACGCCATTGACGCCACCAAAATTGAAGCGGAATTGGGCTGGAGGCCTCGGGAAAGCTTTGAATCTGGTATCCGAAAAACGGTAGAGTGGTATCTTAATAACCAAGATTGGGTGAATAGTGTTAAAAGTGGTGCCTACAGGAATTGGCTGACACTGCAGTACGGAGAAAAGGTTTAA
- a CDS encoding motility associated factor glycosyltransferase family protein: MKLNRIKECAKHLIRNNKFFYDSYDKGFSLGCSNFRKLKDKYKGERAFIVGNGPSLNKHDLSLLKNEYSFAVNGIFYKTETEGFRPTFYVVEDRHVMLDNIDKINEFEAQYKFFPVDYRSKLKNKKNSWFFRMDKGYYHKTSPYFAIPRFSSDMNDKLYCGQSVTMINLQIAYYLGFSEIYLIGMDHSYQIPSDADVAGEEITSNSDDPNHFHPDYFGKGKKWHDPHLDRVERTYEYYRLVFESQNRKIYNATVGGQLEVFDRVDYKSLFK, encoded by the coding sequence GTGAAATTGAATAGAATTAAAGAATGTGCAAAGCACTTAATCCGCAATAACAAGTTTTTTTATGACTCTTACGATAAAGGTTTTTCACTTGGTTGTAGTAACTTCAGAAAATTGAAAGATAAATATAAAGGTGAGCGAGCATTTATTGTTGGTAACGGTCCGTCGCTCAATAAACACGATTTATCCTTGCTGAAAAATGAATATTCCTTTGCTGTAAATGGAATTTTTTACAAAACAGAGACTGAAGGTTTTAGGCCTACTTTTTATGTAGTTGAAGATCGTCATGTTATGTTAGATAATATAGATAAAATTAACGAGTTCGAAGCGCAATATAAATTTTTTCCAGTAGATTATAGAAGTAAGCTTAAAAACAAAAAGAACAGCTGGTTTTTCCGAATGGATAAAGGCTATTATCATAAGACGAGTCCATATTTCGCAATTCCTAGATTCTCATCAGATATGAATGATAAATTGTATTGCGGTCAAAGCGTAACAATGATTAATTTACAAATAGCATATTACTTGGGATTTAGTGAAATATATTTAATAGGAATGGACCACTCGTATCAGATTCCTAGCGATGCTGACGTTGCAGGTGAAGAGATAACGTCAAATTCAGATGATCCAAACCATTTTCATCCGGATTATTTTGGCAAAGGGAAAAAATGGCACGACCCTCATTTAGATCGTGTAGAGAGAACCTACGAATATTACAGGCTAGTTTTTGAGTCTCAAAATAGGAAAATCTACAATGCGACCGTCGGGGGGCAACTAGAAGTTTTTGATAGGGTTGACTATAAATCTCTTTTTAAGTAA
- a CDS encoding glycosyltransferase, which produces MQSNKRFVPVDILTANYNNNDYLDDFFDSIYQSSVWPTRIVFVDDKSTDKSLETVRRWLSRLPQIFIVELSCNVGFAHALNEGCKYIISEYIARIDPDDIMEQDRLEAQYAYMSEHHVDVLGSNVAYFLNGQQDSIKQSKFPIEHNDILARYHEGNHGVCHGAVMFRKVCLDTEQYRQEYVPAEEYDIFSRLLNKGFKFGNLGKVLTRVRIHAGSVSNNLPYTTIEKTFRLRYLIWGRETSRLIVFKEYLVRNNYRKYLFEKGIKRYVFLLIASLLKPKAVIRRFVK; this is translated from the coding sequence ATGCAATCAAATAAGAGATTTGTTCCTGTAGATATATTGACTGCCAACTACAACAATAATGACTATTTGGATGACTTTTTTGATAGCATTTATCAGTCATCTGTCTGGCCTACGCGCATTGTTTTTGTTGATGATAAGTCAACCGATAAATCTCTAGAGACTGTACGGCGATGGTTGTCTAGGTTACCGCAGATATTCATTGTGGAGCTTAGTTGCAACGTAGGATTTGCGCACGCTTTGAATGAAGGTTGTAAATATATTATATCTGAATACATAGCCAGGATTGATCCAGACGATATAATGGAGCAAGATCGATTAGAAGCACAATATGCGTATATGTCTGAGCATCATGTTGATGTCCTCGGTAGTAATGTAGCTTACTTTTTAAATGGTCAGCAGGATTCAATCAAACAATCGAAGTTTCCAATTGAGCACAATGATATTTTAGCTAGATATCATGAAGGCAATCATGGCGTATGTCATGGCGCAGTGATGTTTCGAAAAGTTTGTTTAGATACTGAACAATATAGGCAAGAATACGTACCAGCAGAAGAGTATGATATTTTTTCTAGACTCTTAAATAAAGGTTTTAAGTTTGGCAATTTAGGCAAAGTTCTAACTAGAGTTAGAATTCATGCTGGAAGCGTGTCAAATAACCTGCCTTATACAACCATAGAGAAGACATTTAGATTGAGGTACTTAATTTGGGGGAGAGAAACTAGTCGGCTTATAGTTTTTAAAGAGTATCTTGTTAGAAATAATTATCGAAAATATCTTTTTGAAAAAGGTATTAAACGTTATGTATTTTTGCTTATTGCGTCATTGCTTAAGCCTAAAGCTGTTATTAGAAGGTTTGTGAAGTGA
- a CDS encoding oligosaccharide flippase family protein yields the protein MHIIFKVISIEVFYANMLGNLIKYAFSEGVAKLAPFFTTLYVAKFISVESFGKYSLVIVAYELFFILISFNIQATTRIDYFKLTRASFLNSKRQHLIICFFLAIFISILSSASNEYAYILILLVFSSLTRCISVFQLAVYQCEKSASKYVISNLTFTISLSVFTLIFVNTGCEYLSWLYGLLLASLFQLVVSSTLFGYVRTVLFLSFNRVDFNLDSFKSTFVIALLFLPQALGWWLKLGADRWVIEQGLGASILGEYSLAFQFASVLLIAATVINLVLVPELNVSLKNCNIKRIKILISSAILFLVLLSFIVNYAGVEVIRKVYDFEYKNSIQYLEFLIFPFLVQSFVLIFSNLLYYLGKGAFMAKIILVTFTLQIAINYFFVEYFHVSGMILVSLFANVIVFMLIVVKSIIELKRELKSYLI from the coding sequence GTGCATATCATTTTCAAAGTCATAAGTATAGAAGTCTTTTACGCAAACATGTTGGGAAACTTAATAAAATATGCGTTTAGTGAAGGGGTGGCCAAGTTAGCTCCTTTTTTTACTACGCTTTATGTAGCAAAATTTATTTCTGTTGAAAGTTTCGGTAAGTACAGCTTGGTCATTGTTGCTTATGAATTATTTTTCATATTGATATCTTTTAATATTCAAGCAACAACCAGGATTGATTATTTTAAATTAACTCGCGCTTCATTTCTAAATTCAAAGCGGCAACATCTTATTATTTGTTTTTTTTTGGCAATATTCATTTCGATTCTTTCGTCCGCCAGTAATGAATATGCTTATATACTTATATTATTAGTTTTTTCTTCTCTGACACGATGTATATCCGTTTTTCAGTTAGCAGTATATCAGTGTGAAAAAAGTGCTTCAAAGTATGTGATATCCAATTTGACCTTTACTATAAGCTTATCAGTTTTTACTCTGATTTTTGTCAATACAGGTTGTGAGTATCTCAGTTGGTTATATGGTTTACTATTAGCTAGTTTGTTTCAGTTAGTGGTTAGTTCTACTTTGTTTGGTTACGTTAGAACAGTGTTGTTTCTATCTTTTAATAGAGTTGACTTTAATTTAGACTCCTTTAAGTCAACTTTTGTAATCGCTTTGCTTTTTCTTCCTCAAGCTTTGGGTTGGTGGCTCAAGTTGGGGGCGGATCGTTGGGTTATTGAACAAGGATTAGGCGCTTCAATTTTGGGTGAATATTCACTTGCTTTTCAATTTGCATCAGTTTTGCTTATTGCTGCAACTGTTATTAACTTAGTATTAGTTCCCGAGCTAAATGTAAGTTTAAAAAATTGTAATATAAAAAGAATAAAAATTCTGATATCGTCAGCGATTTTATTTTTAGTTTTGCTATCATTCATAGTTAATTATGCAGGAGTTGAAGTTATTCGAAAGGTTTATGATTTTGAATATAAAAATAGCATTCAATACCTTGAGTTTCTTATCTTTCCGTTTCTTGTTCAGTCTTTTGTTCTTATTTTTAGTAATCTTTTATATTACCTAGGGAAAGGTGCTTTTATGGCTAAAATAATATTAGTGACGTTTACTCTTCAGATTGCTATCAATTATTTTTTTGTTGAATATTTTCACGTTAGCGGAATGATTTTAGTTTCTTTATTTGCTAATGTTATTGTGTTTATGCTAATAGTTGTTAAGTCTATAATAGAGTTAAAGCGAGAGCTTAAGAGCTATCTAATTTAA
- a CDS encoding SDR family NAD(P)-dependent oxidoreductase, with the protein MEELTLKKWVLITGALGGIGQALVQEFSIANYNVIATDVREIGENFEHLDDIKFLQSDLDKIAQCEIAATSFHRKVHELTNGQGINALINNAAIQIVENSQTLTRQQWNKTLNVNLLAPFYLSQIFVNELSNNSGSIVNISSIHATNSKKDFVAYATSKAALSALTRNMVLDLGSKVRINAIEPAAIATEMLKEGFLGREEQYRRLEEFHPIGRVGTPSEVAKLAVFLSSESAGFVQGACISASGGIKSCLSDPS; encoded by the coding sequence ATGGAAGAGTTAACACTTAAGAAATGGGTCTTAATTACTGGTGCGCTTGGCGGTATAGGGCAGGCGCTGGTCCAAGAGTTTTCCATAGCTAACTATAATGTAATTGCTACAGACGTAAGGGAAATTGGTGAGAATTTCGAACACTTGGACGATATAAAGTTCTTACAATCAGATCTTGATAAAATTGCTCAATGTGAGATTGCTGCAACATCATTTCACAGAAAAGTGCACGAATTGACCAATGGGCAGGGTATTAATGCATTAATTAATAATGCCGCAATTCAGATTGTCGAAAACTCTCAGACTCTTACCCGACAGCAGTGGAATAAGACATTAAACGTCAATCTATTAGCTCCTTTTTATCTGTCCCAGATTTTTGTTAATGAGCTTAGTAATAACAGTGGTTCTATTGTAAATATAAGTAGTATACATGCGACAAACTCAAAAAAGGATTTTGTTGCTTATGCTACTAGTAAAGCAGCTCTGAGTGCATTGACGCGAAATATGGTTTTAGACCTAGGTAGTAAAGTCCGGATAAATGCTATTGAGCCTGCAGCTATTGCAACTGAAATGCTCAAAGAAGGATTCTTAGGCAGGGAGGAGCAATATAGGCGTCTTGAAGAGTTTCATCCAATTGGACGAGTTGGAACGCCAAGCGAAGTAGCAAAGCTAGCTGTTTTTTTAAGCTCGGAGAGTGCAGGATTTGTTCAAGGCGCTTGTATTAGTGCAAGTGGTGGAATAAAGAGTTGTTTAAGTGATCCATCATGA
- a CDS encoding phosphoglycerate dehydrogenase, with translation MKRILVTCPPMLGLLDEFMEPAKQQGLELVAAKTTQVLTEEELIQLLPEYDGWIIGDDPATKRVFQAAVGGKLKAAVKWGIGVDNVDFSACHELNIPITNTPNMFGGEVADLAMCYLLSLARQTHFIDREIRSNFSWPKPAGMSISGKHIGVIGFGDIGRNLTKRLSGFDVSATVYDPGVEGNGGFSFVERKVFPDGVDRCDFLIFTCSLNEHNYHMLDADVISSMKKGAMVINVARGPLIDEAALIHALQTGHISAAGLDVFEVEPLANSSELRNMPQCIFGSHNGSNTREGVRRATYKAIDEMASFLANR, from the coding sequence ATGAAAAGAATACTGGTAACTTGCCCACCAATGCTGGGCTTGTTGGATGAGTTTATGGAGCCTGCTAAGCAGCAAGGATTAGAGTTAGTAGCAGCTAAAACTACTCAAGTTTTAACAGAAGAAGAGTTAATTCAATTGTTACCTGAGTATGATGGTTGGATTATTGGGGACGATCCAGCAACAAAAAGAGTCTTTCAAGCTGCAGTTGGCGGAAAATTAAAGGCTGCAGTTAAATGGGGTATCGGAGTTGATAATGTTGATTTTTCAGCATGCCATGAACTAAACATCCCCATAACAAATACACCAAATATGTTTGGTGGTGAAGTAGCTGATCTTGCCATGTGTTATTTACTCTCTTTGGCAAGACAAACGCACTTTATTGACAGGGAAATAAGAAGTAATTTTAGTTGGCCAAAACCTGCAGGAATGAGTATATCAGGAAAACATATAGGTGTTATTGGTTTTGGAGATATTGGTAGAAACCTTACAAAACGTTTATCAGGTTTTGATGTTTCTGCAACTGTCTACGATCCTGGTGTAGAGGGTAATGGGGGATTTAGCTTTGTGGAAAGGAAAGTCTTTCCTGATGGAGTTGATAGATGTGACTTCCTAATTTTCACATGCTCTTTAAATGAACATAATTATCACATGTTAGACGCTGATGTTATATCTTCTATGAAAAAGGGAGCCATGGTGATAAATGTTGCACGAGGCCCTTTGATTGATGAAGCCGCTTTAATTCACGCGCTTCAAACTGGTCACATCTCTGCTGCAGGGCTAGACGTATTTGAAGTTGAACCTTTAGCAAATAGTTCTGAACTGCGTAATATGCCACAATGTATTTTTGGTTCCCATAATGGTTCTAATACGCGAGAAGGTGTGCGACGTGCCACTTATAAAGCTATTGATGAAATGGCGAGCTTTCTAGCCAATAGATAA
- a CDS encoding cytidylyltransferase domain-containing protein, which translates to MRIVALLPMKANSTRVPGKNFKDFCGKPLFKWILDTLLSIEEIDEVVINTDAREILLKNGLIESERVSIRQRKPSICGDNVSMNRVLQDDVENVEADIYLMTHTTNPLISKDTIRQALTKYISELASGNADSLFTVNKIQTRFYNESCQPINHDPENLIPTQDLEPWYEENSNLYLFNRQSFASTKARIGKKPTMMVTPALESSDIDTPDDWDRAVVMTHYMFEKQMIKV; encoded by the coding sequence ATGAGAATTGTTGCTTTATTGCCCATGAAGGCTAATAGCACGAGAGTGCCAGGAAAAAATTTCAAAGATTTTTGTGGTAAACCGCTGTTTAAATGGATTTTAGATACTCTACTTAGTATTGAAGAGATCGATGAAGTTGTTATAAATACAGATGCTAGAGAAATTCTTTTAAAAAATGGTTTGATTGAGTCAGAACGCGTATCAATTCGGCAAAGAAAACCTAGTATTTGTGGTGATAACGTTTCAATGAACAGAGTTTTACAAGATGATGTTGAAAATGTTGAAGCTGATATTTATCTAATGACGCATACTACAAATCCATTAATCTCCAAAGATACGATAAGGCAAGCGTTAACCAAATATATTTCTGAGTTGGCATCAGGAAACGCAGATTCCTTATTTACAGTAAATAAAATTCAAACGAGATTTTATAATGAATCCTGTCAACCTATTAATCATGATCCAGAAAACTTAATACCTACTCAGGATCTTGAACCATGGTATGAAGAAAATTCAAATTTATACCTATTCAATCGCCAGAGTTTTGCTTCAACAAAAGCGAGAATAGGTAAAAAGCCAACTATGATGGTTACACCTGCTCTCGAGTCGTCAGATATAGATACACCAGACGATTGGGACCGTGCGGTTGTTATGACACACTACATGTTTGAAAAGCAGATGATTAAGGTATAA
- a CDS encoding glycosyltransferase encodes MSIKPLVSIVIRTLNEEKHLVELLESIKNQDKSEFEIETVIIDSGSTDHTLEIADSYGCKITHIKKEDFTFGKSLNDGCDFASGDYFAFISGHCIPTDRYWIKNLVTPLLDTCSYTYGRQLGRDTTKFSERQLFDKYFPGQSRIPQVGFFCNNANAAIRKDAWLAHRFNEELTGCEDMYLAKLLVDNGKKIGYVSEASVYHIHDETWSKIKIRYEREAVALQQIMPQVQISFFDMISYILVGIAKDIKKAITEKIFFQEIKSIFAFRVAQYYGAYVGNKMHRKLSQSMKYKYFYPRVTDMDVSEDI; translated from the coding sequence ATGAGTATTAAACCGCTTGTAAGCATCGTGATCAGAACCTTAAATGAGGAAAAGCATTTAGTAGAGCTACTGGAATCAATAAAAAATCAAGATAAATCTGAATTTGAAATTGAAACTGTAATAATCGACTCAGGTTCAACCGATCACACTTTAGAAATAGCTGATAGCTATGGTTGTAAAATAACACACATCAAAAAAGAAGATTTTACGTTTGGTAAATCATTGAATGATGGATGCGATTTTGCAAGCGGAGACTATTTTGCTTTTATAAGTGGACATTGTATTCCTACGGACAGATATTGGATTAAAAACCTTGTTACTCCTCTCTTAGATACTTGTAGTTATACATATGGGAGGCAGTTAGGGCGTGATACTACTAAATTTAGTGAGAGACAGTTATTCGATAAATACTTCCCAGGGCAATCACGTATCCCTCAAGTAGGTTTTTTCTGTAACAATGCTAACGCCGCTATACGAAAAGATGCTTGGTTGGCGCATAGATTCAACGAAGAACTCACAGGATGTGAGGACATGTACCTAGCAAAATTGCTAGTCGATAACGGAAAAAAAATAGGGTACGTGTCAGAGGCTTCTGTTTATCATATACACGATGAAACTTGGTCAAAAATTAAAATTAGGTATGAAAGAGAAGCCGTAGCATTACAACAAATAATGCCACAAGTTCAAATAAGTTTTTTTGATATGATTAGTTACATATTGGTTGGTATTGCAAAAGACATCAAAAAAGCTATAACTGAAAAAATATTTTTTCAAGAGATTAAATCGATATTTGCTTTTAGAGTGGCTCAATATTATGGTGCTTATGTTGGAAACAAAATGCATAGAAAGCTATCGCAAAGCATGAAGTATAAATATTTTTACCCGCGAGTAACAGATATGGATGTATCTGAGGATATTTAG
- a CDS encoding SMP-30/gluconolactonase/LRE family protein, translating into MEIKALLAPECELGEGIFLDNQRQMLYWVDILKGSLYQFSILEQSLINVFIIDGYPSCIFSVSEDSLIYADKSGLKELKLSNGSVKCLSPHIDHCAHTHRANDGVKLADGSLVYGTMAYNPESTIGKIYHSTPENSVVVHNLDFHIPNTFVQMGESLLISDSFTKKIYELSLVKDEKRQELLRLWKDFSKKDFTPDGGCLSARGFIHIALWDGAGVLVLDSVGNVVKQISLPVLRPTNCVIHENRWLYVSSARENMTLEQLKQYPLSGKTLVVDLGSDYEY; encoded by the coding sequence ATGGAAATTAAAGCGCTGCTTGCTCCTGAATGTGAACTAGGTGAAGGGATTTTTCTAGATAACCAAAGACAAATGTTGTATTGGGTTGATATTTTAAAAGGCAGTTTGTATCAATTTAGTATTCTAGAGCAAAGCCTTATTAATGTTTTTATAATCGATGGGTACCCGAGTTGTATATTTTCGGTATCCGAAGACTCGCTTATATATGCTGATAAAAGTGGCCTTAAGGAATTAAAGTTATCAAATGGTAGTGTAAAGTGCTTAAGTCCGCATATAGACCACTGTGCGCATACGCACAGAGCAAATGATGGAGTGAAATTGGCTGATGGTAGCTTAGTTTATGGAACAATGGCATATAATCCTGAAAGTACTATTGGGAAGATATATCATTCGACACCAGAAAATTCCGTAGTCGTGCATAATTTAGACTTTCATATTCCAAATACATTTGTTCAAATGGGCGAGTCTTTATTAATCTCTGATTCATTTACTAAGAAAATTTATGAGCTTAGTTTGGTTAAAGACGAAAAACGACAAGAGCTTCTTAGACTGTGGAAGGACTTTTCCAAAAAAGACTTTACACCCGATGGAGGGTGCTTATCTGCTAGAGGGTTTATACATATTGCTTTATGGGACGGTGCCGGGGTACTTGTTCTCGACAGTGTTGGCAATGTGGTGAAACAGATATCGTTGCCAGTACTTAGACCAACAAACTGTGTTATACATGAGAATCGATGGCTATATGTTTCTAGCGCTCGTGAAAACATGACCCTTGAACAGTTAAAACAATACCCTCTCTCTGGAAAAACGTTAGTTGTTGATTTGGGAAGTGATTATGAGTATTAA
- the wecA gene encoding UDP-N-acetylglucosamine--undecaprenyl-phosphate N-acetylglucosaminephosphotransferase: MDYVIPLLATFGISFVAIKLIKPLAVKAGLVDLPNERKLHVGAIPLIGGISIFIGVLMASMFFIQQSQIFNIYLISSALILFLGVLDDRYDLSVKLRMTSQVLVASLMIFGAGFYLKTLGHIVGPIEVLLGPLGALVTIVAVIGAINAFNMVDGIDGLAGMLSLVTFSGLAFLLSRVNNDWYLLPILFIAALLAYLMFNLSWPKNFGKIFMGDAGSMLIGLTVVWLLVIGSSQDVQAFRPVTALYLIAIPLMDMAAIMYRRIRKGVSPFKADRDHLHHIFERAGFNRKQTLLIITVISAFITIIGCLAEVYMVSESLMFFGFMIMFTIYSWILMHVWQVVSWIRLRLS; this comes from the coding sequence ATGGATTATGTTATCCCACTTTTGGCAACATTCGGTATTTCCTTTGTTGCCATTAAATTGATAAAGCCTTTGGCGGTAAAGGCGGGGCTCGTTGATCTACCTAATGAGCGTAAATTGCACGTTGGAGCTATCCCTCTCATTGGGGGTATCTCAATATTTATTGGCGTGTTGATGGCTTCTATGTTTTTTATTCAGCAAAGCCAAATATTTAATATTTACCTCATATCGTCTGCTCTAATTTTGTTTCTAGGCGTATTGGATGATAGATACGACCTGTCTGTCAAGCTTCGAATGACGTCTCAAGTACTAGTAGCTTCTTTGATGATATTTGGAGCAGGTTTTTACCTTAAAACTCTTGGTCATATTGTTGGTCCAATCGAGGTTCTGCTTGGTCCTTTAGGTGCTTTGGTTACGATAGTCGCTGTTATAGGTGCAATCAATGCGTTTAACATGGTTGATGGTATCGATGGTCTCGCGGGTATGTTAAGTTTGGTCACCTTTTCTGGATTGGCATTTCTACTTAGTCGTGTGAATAATGACTGGTATTTATTGCCAATATTATTTATTGCGGCTTTATTAGCATACTTGATGTTTAATCTTAGTTGGCCTAAAAACTTCGGCAAAATTTTTATGGGCGATGCTGGCAGTATGTTAATTGGCTTAACCGTAGTGTGGCTTTTGGTAATTGGTTCAAGCCAAGACGTTCAAGCATTTCGCCCAGTAACGGCTTTGTACCTGATAGCCATTCCTCTTATGGATATGGCTGCAATAATGTATCGCCGAATTCGTAAGGGAGTTTCGCCCTTCAAAGCAGATAGAGATCATCTTCATCATATTTTTGAACGTGCTGGTTTTAACCGTAAGCAAACATTGCTTATTATAACAGTTATTTCAGCATTTATTACAATCATAGGTTGCCTGGCCGAAGTCTATATGGTTTCAGAGTCATTAATGTTTTTTGGCTTTATGATAATGTTTACCATCTACAGTTGGATTTTAATGCATGTTTGGCAGGTTGTAAGTTGGATTAGATTAAGGCTGAGTTAA